A window of Primulina tabacum isolate GXHZ01 chromosome 4, ASM2559414v2, whole genome shotgun sequence contains these coding sequences:
- the LOC142542840 gene encoding ATP-dependent Clp protease ATP-binding subunit CLPT2, chloroplastic-like produces MAARSLFTVSTRMTGTVTKQHNQDLLIPNSLNPSNSLRSQWLGNTAIKFTRHPSNLGGPFSPKYPPINATVSLSLPTVNPEAVGSAEKLPKWSSKAIKSFAMGELEARKIKSPNTGTEALLMGILIEGTSFASKFLRANGVTLLKVRDEIGKKRGKLDMFFFSPEHPPLTEATQRALDWAVNEKLKSGENGEITTAHMLVGLWQQQESLGHRVLVSLGFSDEKAKELHSLISEPGFKDD; encoded by the exons ATGGCAGCTCGATCACTGTTCACAGTCTCAACCCGAATGACCGGAACCGTAACCAAACAACACAACCAGGATTTACTGATCCCAAATTCTCTCAATCCGAGTAATAGCCTTCGAAGTCAATGGCTTGGCAATACAGCCATCAAATTCACGCGCCATCCCTCAAATCTTGGTGGACCCTTTTCACCAAAATACCCTCCTATCAACGCCACGGTTTCATTGAGCCTCCCCACCGT TAATCCGGAGGCCGTTGGTTCCGCGGAGAAGCTTCCCAA ATGGTCATCAAAGGCAATAAAGTCATTCGCAATGGGCGAGTTGGAAGCGAGGAAAATTAAGTCCCCAAACACAGGCACTGAAGCTCTTCTTATGGGAATCTTGATTGAGG GAACTAGCTTTGCTTCAAAGTTTTTGCGAGCAAATGGTGTTACACTTCTTAAAGTGCGTGATGAAATTGGGAAAAAACGGGGAAAACTTGATATGTTCTTCTTCAGTCCTGAGCATCCTCCTTTAACTGAAGCAACTCAAAGGGCCCTCGATTGGGCTGTCAACGAAAAGTTAAAATCAG GTGAAAACGGGGAAATAACAACTGCTCATATGCTTGTTGGGTTATGGCAGCAACAAGAATCACTTGGCCATCGAGTATTGGTGTCCCTAGGATTTAGTGATGAGAAAGCCAAGGAGCTCCATTCTCTGATATCTGAACCTGGATTCAAAGACGATTAA
- the LOC142542839 gene encoding AT-hook motif nuclear-localized protein 18-like, with product MDNHSLPPPFNTRDFNLQHQFHHHSQNSEDEQSETSGGGLNMGQKRNRDEGKGDSAGQDGGSAGGEGEMSGSRRPRGRPAGSKNKPKPPIIITRDSANALRTHVMEISDGCDIMEGVSNFARRRQRGICIMSGSGNVTNVTLKQPASPGAIVTLHGRFEILSLSGSFLPPPAPPAATGLTIYLAGGQGQVVGGSVVGQLVASGPVIIMAASFSNAAYERLPLEEEENAIQVQGTSLGSPPGGIGGQPSQNQAQILADPSLFQGMPPNLLNSIQMPNEAFWATGRPSF from the coding sequence ATGGATAACCATTCTCTTCCACCTCCATTCAACACCAGGGACTTCAATCTGCAACACCAGTTCCACCACCATAGCCAAAACTCCGAGGACGAGCAAAGCGAAACCAGTGGCGGAGGCCTAAACATGGGACAAAAGCGTAACCGGGACGAAGGCAAGGGTGATTCCGCAGGCCAGGATGGTGGCTCCGCCGGTGGAGAAGGAGAAATGTCTGGCTCAAGAAGGCCTAGAGGCCGCCCCGCCGGTTCGAAAAACAAGCCGAAGCCACCGATCATCATCACTCGAGACAGCGCCAACGCACTCCGAACCCATGTCATGGAGATCTCAGACGGCTGCGACATCATGGAGGGTGTCTCCAACTTCGCTCGCCGCCGCCAGAGGGGAATATGCATTATGAGTGGAAGTGGCAACGTGACGAACGTAACCCTAAAGCAACCGGCTTCCCCAGGAGCAATAGTAACATTACATGGCAGATTCGAGATCTTGTCATTGTCGGGGTCGTTCCTGCCGCCACCAGCTCCACCTGCGGCCACCGGACTGACCATATACCTGGCCGGAGGGCAGGGGCAGGTTGTGGGGGGCAGTGTGGTGGGGCAGCTTGTGGCATCAGGGCCAGTTATTATAATGGCAGCTTCATTCAGCAATGCTGCATATGAAAGATTGCCgcttgaagaagaagaaaatgcaATTCAAGTTCAAGGAACTTCACTAGGATCGCCGCCTGGAGGAATCGGCGGCCAGCCATCGCAAAATCAGGCACAAATATTGGCTGATCCGTCtttgtttcaaggaatgccACCGAATCTCCTCAACTCCATTCAGATGCCAAACGAGGCGTTCTGGGCTACCGGTCGGCCATCTTTCTAG